In Euphorbia lathyris chromosome 2, ddEupLath1.1, whole genome shotgun sequence, the sequence AACAACTATAACAGAGTGAAATAGAAGAAGTTAAATGCAAGTAATCATATAAGATTTCTATGATTAATAGATTCCTCAATTTCATTCCAAAAAGCATGAATATTGTTTTCCCAAACCAACACTTGAAAAATTTGTCAAAACAAGTGCTCAAACATTTTAGACTATGTTAGCAGTATAGAGAAAAGCCTCCAACTCAAGAAGgcaaagaaaatatataaatttgacAAAGAAGAAAACACCATAATAATCATGTAGCTGCAATGGGTAATGTCAAAAGAAGAGGTGCAGGAAAAAGGAGCTCGCATAGCAGAAAGATATGAGTAAGCCACTTAAGCAAATTAGTAACTTTGGGTGAAAGTACCTCTTGACAGCTTCCGCTACATAACCAAGTATCAGAGGCCAATTCTTGGGATATATTTTCCTTTTCCCAGCATGTACCATGATCTGTGGAGAAGTGAATTCCAAATAAATCAGAAGCCCTAAtcggaaaataaataaaaattaagcaTACATTTAGGATATTAAATGCCATAAGATCCACTATACTATCACAACCACTAAATTACAAGTCAATTATAAGCCACGAAGTGGAGTTCCTAGTGACTTTCAAATTGACACGGAGAGGAACTAGGAAAAGCTAATGCAAGAAAATGACACAAGTCTATCTAGCATCAACAGCTATAAGCAAACACCCATTTCGTGTTGTGAAGGGGGATTCTGCAGCCAAATTGCTTTTCTTTAAAAAGTAAAGCATACTTTGTCAATTGATACCCTTGGATATATTGACAAATCTGCTCTTATTGTGAAACaaacaatttatacacaaaGTATATACCAAAATCACAGTAGAAGTCACCTTTTATtaataatccagaatcaccacATGCTGGTAGTTACATAATAACTTGGTCattaaaaaacaaattaatatcTAGATGTCCAAACAAATATATAAAGCCTAAAGGTCACAAGTTTGATAAAGATTGCAAGAAAACCATATCCCCATCACAAGCAGCTGCTTTTAATCCTAAAGAATTTTCTAGCATTACTTGGTACAAGAATAAGATACAAGTTGTAAATGTAACTtagtaataatataaatatctaCTTTCACTGCAGAAACTAAATATCTAATTATATGTTCTGAATATCTCGATTGGTTGGAGAAATGAGTTCATAAATTAGTATGCACATTGTGTTGAAGATTTTCAACTTATCCATAAGTGTCTGAAACAATTTAAATTTGAGTAAACAATCCAGCTGCAGCTCTCGAAGGTGGGGACATTACATTTGTTCTCGCATTGTGAACATTTAGATGCACCAAAGGAACCGGTAGCCTCCTTATCCTTGACCAACTTGCCACATATCCAACAGGTGCAGTTTGGGCAATACCAGCTGCCTTCTGGGATCTCCTGAAGtaagcaaaagaaaattatTGGTAAGTTATAGCATCTTAAACACTAGAACTAGATATGACCTTAAAGTCCAGTACCCTTATTCACCCAATTCATGAGGAATCACAAACAAATACAAACCAAACTGTGAGAAATTTTGAGAATAGAACTACTACCAAAGTTAAAGCAGGAAAAAAGAAGTCTGATCCTCATTTTCAACTAATAAAAAGATACAAATATAATActcaaaaacaaaacaaaaaatccTAGATTACGATGATTTGATTATTTTCACCCACAAAGACCAGAGCAATCACAGCAAGCATATGGAGAATGCAAGAGTAGCACACATTTGACCATCTAAGAAAAATAACTACATTCAAAATAGTGAAAAAGAAATGTTGCCCTTGTCTTTTACATACATCACTTAATCAGACAGGATTACATATCCATACTGGAAACAGGATAGTTCTGGAAAATATGAACACCTCTGACCACGGAAAAATAACTTTCACTTTCACTGTCAAATGTGAAATGTGAAATGTAAAAATAGCACCTATTAACGCATCAGCGCATGATAGCAGAACAACAGCTATAGTCGAAATGATGGAAGAAAAATCAATGCCCATGCCCTTCTTATACATTAATTAAATCAAAGAGGAACTTCATATTCAGATCTGAAGTAGGTCATTTTCTGAATTAGCTGCAGACTTGGGGACATTGCGGTCTCATTCCTCCATTAGATGCATATCAAAATCAGGGAAGTAAAATAACATTTCAGTAGCATAActtttgcaacaaaaaaaaaaagttcacaaAGCAGCACACAGCAGGCATGATATCTTTCAACTATTATGGGTTATGAAACAGGAATAAAAACAAATAGAGAAAAAGTCAATCAGATGAAGTCAAGACCATCAAGGAATAGGAAGTTTAAGTAGCATGACTTGCCCAGCCAAAACGAAAGAATCACCACAGAATCCTTATATAACGGATCACAAAAACTTAAGACTCAACGTAAAGAATAAAAGGAAATTCTTGCTTATTTTCTCTAGTACTGGGAGCAAGATAAATGATTTAATGCAAAATAATGGCATATCAAGATTAGAATAACTGAAACAAAATCTACAAATATCTTGTACTAAGGAAATAAGTTTCTTGCAAATCAGCTAAAACGGAAGACCTACATAAATGGAAAGTACTTGAAATAATTATCCTAcactttgctttttcttttccagCCAGGGGAAAGGATGAAATGGATGTTGTAGGAGAAACAAAATGTCTCACAACTTAATTTTGGAATTGAAATTTGCAACCAACAAAAACCATGTTAAGAAAACAAAAACCATCACCCATTTTGACATTTGCAACATCcaaatgcaacaaaaatatcaaaattagtACATTGTAAACCATAGGCAAAGCAacataaaacaataaaacacgTAACCAAGCAAAAGACGAACCTCTGTAGACAAGCAGGCCTGGTGAAAGGTAGAAGGGCAGTTATCACAGCATACCAACTCACCAACATCACCACACAATCCACATGAGTCATCattttcatcatcatcatcggCTCGTACAACCACGAACCTCCTTTTCCTCAACTTGTACTCATCAGACCATGCTTGCAGCTGACATAGAGTAAGAGGCTTTCCAGATTCCATAAAAAGATTTAAACATGGGCGACTCGGCTTGAACCCAGCATGATTCTTAAACTTAGAAACTGAAAGCACCTCACTGCAGCACCTACACATGATGCCATCTTTTGTAACCAGACCATCTTTTATAACAGAATCATCCTTTGGGTTTCGATACTGAATAACATCATTCAAGTCAATGACCCCGTTATCCACGAGCCATGATAAAACAGTCCTTTGTCCCATCATTGACCATTTACCAGCAGGGTAATATTTTCCCACTTTGCTTACATTTCGAGGAAGTAACCTGCACCTGCCTTTAGGATTTTTTTGCTTCGGTCGACCTCTTGATTTAAAGGCCTTCTTTTTATAAGCAGATATAGAGGCACCTGCACTACAATGTTTGCTTTTAAAAATTGCAGACACCAataaatcatcatcatcaatgaGGCATTTAGTTGATTTCCTTTGGCTGTGTTTACTAGCTTCAGGATTATGATGCATCTTCTTTGAATTTGAGCCTTTTTTGTCAGCCCTATGCAAGCAACCATCAACAGGTGAGGCCCTGTTGCAGGTTTTATTAATTTCTATGCTGACAACAAGGTTCTCCTTTACCTCCAATTGGTTTCCATAAATATCAATTATCTCATTCTGGCTTATACTGGTTGGTCTGATTTCAGATATTTTTCTGgacttcctcttcttctttatAGCATCCTTACGTTTGAAGCTTGAAGCTTGAATGCACTGTTCATCCCCCACACAGAGCTTGGTTTTCTGTGAAGAGTCCAAGGTTATAGATTGAGTACGAACCAGTTCATCCTGCACACATGAAAAATCCATGTGACCAGTGCCATAATCAACATCAACTAAGCTGCTATCTTGATGAGGGGAATCAGACTCGGATCTGTGTAGTACATTAACATTTCCATCACAAACAGAGACATTACAATGGAAACCACACAATTGCGCAGAAGAACTTTCTGATGGACAAGGTGGTAAAACAGACATATTCAGGCAACTTATTTTCTCCTCGCACATTCTAGAACACAGATTTCCTGTCCCATTTGCAACACCAGGGAAACACGCTCCATCTTTCTCAGCTAAATAAATAGTTTCAATTTGCCGACCTTCCACAACCCCATCTGTTTGTTCATCGTATTTGGAGAAACTTCCGTCACCATATTGCTGAATATGGGCATGGTAGTTTCCTTCACAAATTGTCAATGCACTTTGTTGAATGGCTGGAGAGGAATTACTATGGCTAGTCAACAAATTTCTATCAACACACTGATTTATTGCACCACCCTCGCTTCTCGACACCATAACAGCATCATCTTTCACATTCTTCCTAAGCACAAAGCTACTTGCAGCTTTAACAGTATCTCCCTTCCTAAGTGACATAACCTTCCTTTCAATTAACACAGCATTAACAAAGGGGTCTAAAAGACTCCATTGATAAGCCAAAACATTATGAAGATCTGCTTGATCTATTTTCTTCTCAATCTTCATCAATACATCTGACAGATCAGCCGAAAACTGACTGAAATTAGTCCATTCCTTATCATTGTCTTCCTGCATCAAATTGTATCTATTTTCATATAAAATTTGACCACAGAACCTCCAAGCCTTAGGAAAATCACGAAACAACCTCCCCTCAGGAGATAGATAAATAGTCTCTAAATATTTCCGAGAAGCTCTTTTATGCCTTTCAATATGCCATCCCATTTTCAAAAGTATGCAAAAGGCGTGACTCTGGAGGAAAAGGCGAGGATCCTTCTTATAGTTTATCATCGAGGTATCGGATACATCCAATCCAGGTGAATCCAATTCCTTCAAACTTTCCTCAGCCAGAATAGTCCCACACTTCTCTGTAAATGTTGTTGAAGGGTTATTAAACAAAAGTCTGGTGGCAAAACTTTCTTGGGAAACAGGTGAAGAAACGCCTCTAGAAATAACCACCTCCTTGTCAGCATTTTTATCACCATTTGCCATCATGCACTTTGGGATAGCCCCATCATGTAGGTAATTTTCTTTGTCCAACTTTGTTTGTTGCTTCGACAGATAACAACTAGATATAGAACCCTGACAAGATGATTCAACTATATATAATGCCATAGTTTTTTTATCCAAGTCTCCATTTTCAGTAGGCATACCATTGATAATCTCTTCTGGTACCACAGATGAAGTAAAAACTTTTGCTGTATGTGGTCCAGTGATGGATAGATCAACTGAGAGCTTCATTCTTTTTGTACTCGTTATCTGGTCATCGCTTTCTAGTCTTTCCTGAAAACAACCTGATGGAGAACCCCTTCCAGAATTCTCATTCATATCAGAATCCTCCACCAATGAATTTTTGGAGGAAGATTGGCTGGTCACAGCTGAATTTTCACTGTTGGAACCAAATGACATATCAGCAATCTTACTACCCTTACACTCAAAATCAACCAACCCACTACCAAAACTCCTCCCACTTGGAGCCACAGTATCTTTTCCAAAGAAAACTTCTTTAAAAATATGTTCCTCATTGTGCGACCCCCCAAAGCCATCATCAGGTAAATCCTCAGTTTCTGAGCTGAGCATTACTACCAGCTGACGCAAAAGGTGAAGCTCTCGCAATAAAATTTAGATCCCCATCTCAACAAAGCAAGAACTTGACAAACTACTGAATAAGTTCACAAGCATAGCACCCATATATATAACATAACCTGGAAATTGagaaaaaagaaacaaatgaaaaatgaaaagcaTACAGTAAGCACATAGCCACAAATGCAAGTATGCAGTATCAAGTAGAACTGTAGGCTTATGACTATTAGCCAAACAAATGTaacaaaatgataaaaataactAGATAAACTTATAAGCAAGAAGAGACGCATATATATGCAATGTTGCATTAATTTGCTCTTGACCAAAAACCTGAAACATAAGTGAAGGTTAACTCTCCAACGTAAATCTACCCTCTCCCCAAATTGTGAAACTTCACATCAAatgaaaactttttttttataatacatCAAATGAAAACTTAAGGAAACCGAAATATgttatatacaaaaaaaaaacataaaagagaGAACATCTGGCAGATGTCAGCCACAAAGTAAGTAATGAttaaaacctctcaagaacctCTTTTCCCAACCCCATAAAGTAGAAGAAAAAGTAGATGAAGAGAAGGAGTCCGACAAACAGACGCAGAAGTATGCTCCAAATTCCAAACAGAGACCAAGGACAAAAAGATATTAAGGtatatacataattttattgattttccaAAAGGTAATTATCAGTCAGGGCCAGCCCTGGGGAGTGCAGGAAGTGCAGACGCAAAGGGCCTCCAAATTGTAGGGGCACTATAAAAAGAAGTTTGTGATATTGATAATCAAGATTTGTTTCAAGAGctaaaaaatttacaaactaTTTTactgaaagagagagaaaaaattgCTACTGACATATTGAGTTATTTGAAATGATATGATTGTTTTCCAAATGTATTTATTGCTTATAGGATAAGCATACTAGTTATTGTTgcatctgcaaaaaaaaaaaatgagtttttcaaaattaaagttacATAAATCATATCTACAAGAGATTCTATATTACCACAAATATTGCATTTGGGTGGTACCATTTCTCATTTAGCTGTAGCATTACCTAAAGAGATTCTCTAGTTAGTAGACAACTAGCCTTGAGTAAAATAACAGAAGACTTAATGCACTGGTGATGGAAATAGAATATTAGTAAGGAAACAATAGAACTTAACCACTATGGTAAAGATAATAAACGAAATGATAAAAGCATGTAAATACTTAAAACAAACAGGGGGAAAAAGGGGTTTAACTTCTTTTGTATAATTTACTCAGAGAGCTGTAATAAATTAGAcagttcttttttcttttcttttttttcttttttttttgactcGCATACATTAGCCTCACCAATAGTCACCAACACTAGCAAATGAGAGAAACCGTTTATCTGGAAGAGGGaaaaacaaaacatataaaCATTTTTGGTGTTGGAAAGGTGGCTTCAGTTCTGGACCAATGCCCCCATCTACTTCATGACAGAGTTTTGGGTAAATTATAGTTGCGGTTTGATTAtccaaaaaatattaaacttctGCGAGTTATCCTCAAGGTAAAAATTCTGTGCACATATTGtagtctattttttttttggtaagaacaTATTGTAGTCTATTAATGTCTCAAATGAACACAATTTATTGAACATTCaaactgaaaaaaaaagaaaaaagaatgggAGAAAGAATAAAACTCCCAACCTATACAACGGAGGCGATCATTATAATGAATTCTCAGAAATCCAAAAGAAGCTCTCCACAATGAATTCTCAGACATCAACGATTTCTATAGCCAGGGAATAGTGTAGAAACATTTCCTTTCCCCATGTAGCTTGTTCCTTCAAACCTGCTCAATTACAATAAAGAGCAATTCATATACAGCTAGGTGTCAATAACTTCGTGTATTGAACCACTGTAAAACATCTCATTACTAATTTCATCCGCCAGAAATCCACATCAATGTCGTTGAAAAGAAAAACCCATTTGCATGAACCCAGAAATCGATCTTCTATAACTTtccaaatttcacaaacattTCCAATTAAAGAATCATAAAAACCACACCAATTCCGCACAGAAAAACTCGAGAGTCGAGAAGATCCAACAGCAATGGTGGATTTtagaagcaaaaaaaaaaaaaagtagcagTGATGACTAATGTGACAAAGAGAAAAAAGGAGTAAGGAACAGATAAACAAGGGAATTTCCAGGAAAGTACTCCAGAAAATTCCCACTTGGATTGCCACATTTGAATCAAATACCCAGCCAAaccagaaacaaaaaaaaaaaaaaaaaagaggaagagataagaaAGCTCACCTTAGAAATGCAAACAGTGATCAAGAATGAAAGAGTACACATTAATCCGATAGAATTAGGGTATAGAAATCTGAAAAAGGGAGTGAAAAGGCGTAAGAAGAATCTGGAAAGATAGAGAGAAATGGTAAAAAGTGAGGTTGAAACAAAATTcgaggagaaagagaaagagaacgGTGTAGCTTGGGAGAAGGCGAATAGTGCTCCCTCAGTGGTACAGAGAATGTAACAGATAGCATAAAGCTTGtctttcactttctctctctaaaactacCATGTGAGTGTATGTGTACGCTTTGTATTGTTTCTTTCTCTGCTCAGCCTGCGtatatctctctctctctctaactgaatagctttgcctctctttttttttttttttttttttagtccTTTTTCTCTAATTTTGTTTTGTTACTTAAAACAGGAAATCATATGGATATGCTTTAGATTTTCGGTTTCTTTCTAACTTGTACTTGCCTATTATTTACTTTCTCCCATCATACACAGCTTACATTTTTGGATTATTTAAGATTTTCATATTATCATAAACAAAATTAAACTTGGcatcctttaattaattaaaggataaattataaataaaattatttaga encodes:
- the LOC136218799 gene encoding increased DNA methylation 1, producing the protein MLSSETEDLPDDGFGGSHNEEHIFKEVFFGKDTVAPSGRSFGSGLVDFECKGSKIADMSFGSNSENSAVTSQSSSKNSLVEDSDMNENSGRGSPSGCFQERLESDDQITSTKRMKLSVDLSITGPHTAKVFTSSVVPEEIINGMPTENGDLDKKTMALYIVESSCQGSISSCYLSKQQTKLDKENYLHDGAIPKCMMANGDKNADKEVVISRGVSSPVSQESFATRLLFNNPSTTFTEKCGTILAEESLKELDSPGLDVSDTSMINYKKDPRLFLQSHAFCILLKMGWHIERHKRASRKYLETIYLSPEGRLFRDFPKAWRFCGQILYENRYNLMQEDNDKEWTNFSQFSADLSDVLMKIEKKIDQADLHNVLAYQWSLLDPFVNAVLIERKVMSLRKGDTVKAASSFVLRKNVKDDAVMVSRSEGGAINQCVDRNLLTSHSNSSPAIQQSALTICEGNYHAHIQQYGDGSFSKYDEQTDGVVEGRQIETIYLAEKDGACFPGVANGTGNLCSRMCEEKISCLNMSVLPPCPSESSSAQLCGFHCNVSVCDGNVNVLHRSESDSPHQDSSLVDVDYGTGHMDFSCVQDELVRTQSITLDSSQKTKLCVGDEQCIQASSFKRKDAIKKKRKSRKISEIRPTSISQNEIIDIYGNQLEVKENLVVSIEINKTCNRASPVDGCLHRADKKGSNSKKMHHNPEASKHSQRKSTKCLIDDDDLLVSAIFKSKHCSAGASISAYKKKAFKSRGRPKQKNPKGRCRLLPRNVSKVGKYYPAGKWSMMGQRTVLSWLVDNGVIDLNDVIQYRNPKDDSVIKDGLVTKDGIMCRCCSEVLSVSKFKNHAGFKPSRPCLNLFMESGKPLTLCQLQAWSDEYKLRKRRFVVVRADDDDENDDSCGLCGDVGELVCCDNCPSTFHQACLSTEEIPEGSWYCPNCTCWICGKLVKDKEATGSFGASKCSQCENKYHGTCWEKENISQELASDTWLCSGSCQEVYTGLTSRVGTINHIADGFCWILLRCINEDKKVPSAQRFALKAECNSKLAVALTIMEECFQSMVDSRTGIDMIPHVLYNWGSEFTRLNFHGFYTAVLEKDDVLLSVASIRIHGVTVAEMPLIATCSNYRRQGMCRRLITAIEEMLISLKVEKLVISAIPELVETWTEGFGFTPVSNDEKRSLNKINLMVFPGAVWLKKTLYNTNKAQVQLEIEKHPIESLQQSDRSCSGDDVSVEKEAELDERQEQSKVTAERETTEDGGGKLIVGEMKGSNLQDQFSNMSCEMLVLESEEAEMACNNQSENDQLCFDRKQQQVFEINEK